A genomic window from Streptomyces mirabilis includes:
- a CDS encoding HAMP domain-containing sensor histidine kinase: MTPCATRARTANSWSGQASTHWPAAVTTAARQTHRLHALAEDLLLFARLDTRTPMARTDTVDLTALALRLTEQYPLTERPLTLTCDSTAPAHGNLDEYERLLRTLVDNAARHAAHRIQITVRYQDAWVVHTVHDDGPGVPTEDAERIFERFVWLDDARSRDHGGTGLGLAIARDLAHRHRGTLTLTLTPPAPRSMLRATPSPSPHPGRGMTRFTAAAPRNRKTTR, translated from the coding sequence GTGACGCCGTGTGCAACCAGGGCGAGGACCGCGAACTCATGGAGCGGACAGGCCAGCACCCACTGGCCCGCCGCGGTCACCACCGCCGCCCGACAGACCCACCGCCTCCACGCCCTCGCCGAAGACCTGCTGCTCTTCGCCCGCCTCGACACCCGCACCCCCATGGCCCGCACCGACACCGTCGACCTGACGGCCCTCGCCTTGCGGCTGACCGAGCAATACCCCCTCACCGAACGACCGTTGACGCTCACCTGCGACAGCACCGCCCCCGCACACGGAAACCTCGACGAATACGAACGGCTGCTGCGCACCCTCGTCGACAACGCCGCCCGCCACGCCGCACACCGCATCCAGATCACCGTCCGATACCAGGACGCCTGGGTCGTCCACACGGTGCACGACGACGGACCGGGTGTGCCCACCGAGGACGCCGAGCGCATCTTCGAACGCTTCGTCTGGCTCGACGACGCCCGCTCCCGCGACCACGGCGGCACCGGCCTGGGCCTCGCCATCGCCCGCGACCTGGCCCACCGCCACCGAGGCACCCTCACCCTCACCCTCACCCCCCCGGCCCCTCGGAGCATGCTTCGAGCTACGCCTTCCCCGAGCCCCCACCCCGGCCGAGGAATGACGCGCTTCACCGCGGCAGCCCCTCGGAACCGGAAGACCACCAGATGA
- a CDS encoding bifunctional 3-(3-hydroxy-phenyl)propionate/3-hydroxycinnamic acid hydroxylase, whose product MTATTSERVPVAVIGAGPTGLSAATLLARHGVPVLVLERHRAAYPLPRAVHLDDEVHRILQAMGIHETFSAISRPARGMRLLDGAHRVLAEFLRDSPYGWHGFPQANMFDQPELEQLLRDTLKEHPSVTLRGGVQVTAVTPPPHGGTPVEVSFRDEATGVSRTLLADAVLGCDGANSLVRASIGSRMQDLATAQQWLVVDIRCRLPLPTWDGVHQICDPQRAATYMRVGEDRYRWEFRLRTGEQPEQLTDRGRLLALVAPWTPGIPEDKLHVLRTASYTFRAQVADRWRKDRVFLLGDAAHLTPPFIGQGMGAGIRDAHNLVWKLAHVLTGRASEALLDSYQAERHRHAQQLIRTAVAVGAVMTGGGTGTALARKAVLPGLSRLPGASHLVLSAVSPPLRPGPLVGSPRLGHPRPGTLCPQPLVPGSDGIPRPLDDLLGEDFALLATAPLGPALHALVRALDARVIHLHDPRRQQPGTGGAAHRADPGTGALARWMGSAGAVLLRPDRVVLGTAARPRPGSTCGDDLAAAAAAWAPMLCSGGRAARGATIEAMESRDGG is encoded by the coding sequence GTGACCGCCACCACCTCTGAGCGTGTGCCCGTCGCGGTGATCGGTGCCGGGCCCACCGGACTGAGCGCCGCCACCCTCCTCGCCCGCCACGGCGTGCCCGTCCTTGTCCTGGAACGTCACCGTGCCGCGTATCCGCTGCCGCGCGCCGTCCACCTGGACGACGAGGTGCACCGCATCCTCCAGGCCATGGGCATCCATGAGACGTTCAGCGCGATCTCTCGTCCGGCCCGCGGCATGCGGCTGCTGGACGGCGCCCACCGGGTGCTGGCCGAGTTCCTGCGCGACAGCCCCTACGGCTGGCACGGCTTTCCCCAGGCCAACATGTTCGACCAGCCCGAACTCGAACAGCTGCTTCGGGACACCCTCAAAGAGCATCCCTCGGTCACGCTGCGCGGAGGCGTGCAGGTCACCGCCGTGACACCGCCCCCGCACGGCGGCACTCCGGTGGAGGTCTCCTTCCGGGACGAGGCCACCGGCGTCTCCCGTACGCTCCTGGCCGACGCCGTCCTGGGGTGCGACGGCGCCAACAGCCTGGTCCGCGCCTCCATCGGCTCCCGGATGCAGGATCTTGCCACCGCCCAGCAGTGGCTGGTCGTGGACATCCGCTGCCGCCTGCCGCTGCCCACCTGGGACGGCGTCCACCAGATCTGCGATCCGCAACGGGCGGCCACCTACATGCGCGTCGGCGAGGACCGCTACCGCTGGGAGTTCCGCCTGCGCACCGGCGAGCAGCCGGAGCAGCTCACCGACCGGGGACGTCTGCTCGCACTGGTCGCACCCTGGACACCGGGCATCCCCGAGGACAAACTGCACGTCCTGCGCACCGCCTCCTACACCTTCCGCGCCCAGGTCGCCGACCGCTGGCGCAAGGACCGCGTCTTCCTGCTCGGTGACGCCGCCCACCTCACCCCGCCCTTCATCGGGCAAGGGATGGGCGCGGGCATCCGCGACGCCCACAATCTCGTCTGGAAGCTCGCCCACGTGCTCACCGGCCGCGCGAGCGAGGCCCTGCTCGACAGCTACCAGGCCGAACGCCACCGCCACGCACAGCAGTTGATCCGCACCGCCGTGGCCGTCGGCGCTGTCATGACCGGAGGCGGAACGGGCACCGCACTGGCCCGCAAGGCCGTCCTGCCCGGCCTCTCCCGGCTGCCGGGTGCCTCCCATCTCGTACTGTCCGCCGTCAGCCCGCCGCTGAGACCGGGCCCCCTGGTCGGCTCCCCCCGCCTCGGCCACCCGCGCCCCGGGACGCTGTGCCCCCAGCCCTTGGTCCCCGGCTCAGACGGCATCCCCCGCCCGCTGGACGACCTGCTCGGTGAGGACTTCGCGCTCCTGGCCACCGCGCCGCTCGGTCCTGCCCTGCACGCGCTGGTGCGAGCGCTGGACGCCCGCGTCATCCACCTGCACGACCCCCGGCGACAACAGCCCGGCACGGGCGGCGCCGCGCACCGCGCAGATCCGGGCACCGGTGCCCTGGCGCGTTGGATGGGCAGCGCGGGTGCCGTCCTGCTCCGCCCCGACCGTGTCGTCCTCGGCACCGCGGCCCGGCCACGCCCCGGCAGCACGTGCGGAGACGACCTGGCGGCCGCCGCGGCGGCCTGGGCGCCCATGCTGTGCAGCGGCGGCCGTGCGGCCCGAGGCGCCACGATCGAGGCCATGGAATCGCGTGACGGCGGCTGA
- a CDS encoding VOC family protein: protein MNDPTSIPVPAADAHQGLHSEQGALRGEHPGRAPQPVIKVVDLAWLEFTKPDLDRAETFARDFGFTTAARTDDALYLRGAMADPHCLVIRRGPASRFIGPAFQAADTADLDRLARATGHKVRPLTEYGGGRSVDLLDPSGIPVRVVHGVTEEPAQPLQQPLVLNTDTTTAARINATQRPPRKPSQVQRLGHVVLSTRVFRRALDWYLQHLGLIVSDFLYLDGQRDRGPTMAFIRCDRASEPADHHTLAMHLGPDTGYVHSAYQVADLDVLAAGGEYLRERGYRHSWGIGRHIQGSQIFDYWRDPDRFMVEHYADGDVFDNTLEPGWAAMSASGLAQWGPPATRDFLGTTPSPGALLQAISALREDNEIDRARLLGLMKALGR, encoded by the coding sequence ATGAACGACCCGACATCCATCCCCGTCCCCGCCGCCGACGCCCACCAAGGCCTGCACAGCGAACAGGGTGCCCTGCGCGGGGAGCACCCCGGCCGCGCGCCCCAGCCCGTCATCAAGGTGGTCGACCTGGCCTGGCTGGAGTTCACCAAGCCCGACCTGGACCGCGCCGAGACCTTCGCCCGCGACTTCGGGTTCACCACAGCCGCCCGTACAGATGACGCCCTGTATCTGCGCGGCGCCATGGCCGATCCCCACTGCCTGGTGATCCGCCGCGGGCCCGCCTCCCGGTTCATCGGCCCCGCCTTCCAGGCTGCCGACACCGCCGACCTCGACCGGCTGGCCCGTGCCACCGGCCACAAGGTCCGGCCGCTCACCGAGTACGGCGGAGGCCGCTCCGTGGACCTGCTCGACCCCTCCGGCATCCCGGTCCGCGTCGTGCACGGCGTCACCGAGGAGCCCGCACAGCCGCTGCAACAACCCCTCGTCCTCAACACAGACACCACCACCGCCGCCCGCATCAACGCCACCCAGCGCCCTCCCCGCAAGCCCTCCCAGGTGCAGCGCCTGGGGCACGTGGTGCTCTCCACCCGGGTCTTCCGGCGGGCCCTGGACTGGTACCTGCAGCACCTCGGCCTGATCGTCAGCGACTTCCTCTACCTGGACGGGCAGCGCGACCGTGGCCCCACCATGGCTTTCATCCGCTGTGACCGCGCCAGCGAGCCCGCCGATCACCACACCCTGGCCATGCACCTGGGCCCCGACACGGGCTATGTCCACTCCGCCTATCAGGTCGCCGACCTCGACGTGCTGGCCGCCGGCGGCGAGTATCTGCGCGAGCGCGGCTACCGCCACTCCTGGGGCATCGGCCGGCACATCCAGGGCAGCCAGATCTTCGACTACTGGCGTGACCCCGACCGCTTCATGGTGGAGCACTACGCCGACGGCGACGTCTTCGACAACACGCTGGAACCCGGCTGGGCCGCCATGTCCGCCTCCGGTCTGGCCCAGTGGGGCCCGCCGGCCACCCGGGACTTCCTCGGCACGACGCCCTCGCCGGGGGCGCTCCTGCAGGCGATCTCCGCGCTGCGTGAGGACAACGAGATCGACCGCGCCCGTCTGCTCGGTCTGATGAAGGCCCTTGGCAGGTGA
- a CDS encoding FAD-dependent monooxygenase: MNDIDVPVLIVGGGGAGLTASMLLSRIGVESLLVTAWPSTSVLPKAHVLNQRAMEVMRDVDTADTIYAASTPAEQMSHTAWYVGLVGDHEEYGRRVAMMEAWGAGGNSPEWLAASPERQANLPQIRLEPVLRARAEELAPGRVRFHHELTELAQDDEGVTATITDRDSGETYQVRTRYLLGCDGGRTVGPAVGIVQEGVRDLARVVSFHISADLSQVATDPDVLIRWLWLPDLGIPGVLVPMGPDRWGPESEEWVFHLNYGSEDGRALDDESVLSDLRTALGLTEEQLTVHMISRWSLEGVVADRYRAGRVLIAGDAAHRHPPTGGLGLTSAMHDVQNLTWKLAAVLNGHADDALLDTYEPERRPADATNVQRSLENAMNHIAINALFGGGPQAGEEENWRQARRLWSEDPADTDFRRTFLAAVAAQSAEFNELAVEFGYTYDSAAVVPDGTPAPANPDPIRIYKPAARPGHPLPHAWLEDLDGHRVALARLVRPGRFLLIAGEDGQAWCEAAEKIAAQSGLPLDAIRIGHLDGDYRDLRSTWTAARGHTPQGAVLVRPDRFVGWRAHGTATDPAAELTTALDTLLAR, from the coding sequence ATGAACGACATCGACGTCCCAGTCCTCATCGTCGGCGGCGGCGGTGCGGGACTCACCGCCTCCATGCTGCTCAGCCGCATCGGCGTCGAGTCCCTGCTGGTCACTGCCTGGCCGAGCACCTCCGTCCTGCCCAAGGCCCATGTACTCAACCAGCGCGCCATGGAGGTCATGCGCGACGTCGACACGGCCGACACCATCTACGCCGCCTCCACCCCGGCCGAGCAGATGTCCCACACCGCCTGGTATGTCGGCCTGGTCGGCGACCACGAGGAGTACGGGCGCCGCGTCGCCATGATGGAGGCCTGGGGAGCCGGCGGGAACTCTCCGGAGTGGCTCGCGGCCAGCCCCGAGCGACAGGCCAACCTGCCCCAGATCCGCCTGGAGCCGGTTCTGCGCGCCCGCGCCGAAGAACTCGCGCCCGGCCGGGTCCGCTTCCACCACGAACTGACCGAACTCGCCCAGGACGACGAGGGCGTCACCGCCACCATCACCGACCGCGACAGCGGCGAGACCTACCAGGTCCGGACCCGCTACCTGCTGGGCTGCGACGGCGGCCGCACCGTCGGACCCGCCGTGGGCATCGTCCAGGAGGGCGTGCGCGACCTCGCCCGCGTCGTCTCCTTCCACATCTCCGCCGACCTGTCCCAGGTGGCGACCGACCCCGACGTGCTGATCCGCTGGCTGTGGCTGCCCGACCTCGGCATCCCGGGCGTGCTCGTGCCCATGGGCCCCGACCGCTGGGGACCGGAGTCCGAGGAGTGGGTCTTCCACCTCAACTACGGGTCCGAGGACGGCCGCGCGCTGGACGACGAGTCCGTACTGTCCGACCTGCGCACGGCGCTGGGGCTGACCGAGGAGCAGCTGACGGTCCACATGATCTCCCGCTGGTCCCTGGAGGGCGTGGTCGCCGACCGCTACCGCGCCGGCCGCGTCCTGATCGCCGGCGATGCCGCCCACCGCCACCCGCCCACCGGCGGCCTCGGCCTGACCTCCGCCATGCACGACGTCCAGAACCTCACCTGGAAGCTCGCCGCCGTCCTGAACGGCCATGCCGACGACGCCCTGCTGGACACCTACGAGCCCGAGCGGCGCCCGGCGGACGCCACCAATGTCCAGCGCTCGCTGGAAAACGCCATGAACCACATCGCCATCAACGCCCTCTTCGGCGGCGGGCCGCAGGCCGGTGAGGAGGAGAACTGGCGCCAAGCCCGCCGTCTGTGGAGCGAGGACCCCGCCGACACCGACTTCCGCCGCACCTTCCTGGCCGCCGTGGCCGCCCAGTCCGCGGAGTTCAACGAACTGGCCGTCGAGTTCGGCTACACCTACGACTCCGCCGCCGTCGTCCCCGACGGCACTCCCGCACCTGCGAACCCCGACCCCATCCGCATCTACAAGCCCGCCGCCCGCCCCGGACACCCGCTGCCCCACGCCTGGCTGGAAGACCTCGACGGCCACCGCGTGGCCCTGGCCCGCCTGGTCCGCCCCGGCCGCTTCCTGCTCATCGCCGGAGAGGACGGCCAGGCCTGGTGCGAAGCCGCCGAGAAGATCGCCGCCCAGAGCGGGCTGCCGCTGGACGCCATCCGTATCGGCCACCTCGACGGCGACTACCGGGACCTGCGCTCCACCTGGACCGCCGCCCGCGGGCACACGCCGCAGGGCGCCGTCCTGGTACGCCCGGACCGCTTTGTCGGCTGGCGCGCCCACGGCACGGCCACCGACCCGGCCGCCGAACTCACCACCGCACTCGACACCCTGCTCGCACGGTAG
- a CDS encoding amidohydrolase family protein — protein sequence MTEPRRLPWPASAARNSSRPPDRFGYFVTSCSGRARAAAVRRGFPDLRSFWFDTALSGGPSALPSLLVFVRPDQVLFGTDWPFAPEIAVAVFTGEYDHYVGPGTSSHHAIDRNNAHALFPRLS from the coding sequence GTGACGGAGCCGAGGCGGCTGCCATGGCCGGCAAGTGCGGCGCGGAACTCGTCGAGGCCCCCCGACCGGTTCGGGTACTTCGTCACTTCCTGCAGCGGCCGTGCCAGGGCTGCCGCTGTTCGCCGCGGATTTCCGGACCTGCGCAGCTTCTGGTTCGACACCGCCCTGTCTGGCGGCCCCTCAGCACTGCCCAGCCTGCTGGTCTTCGTCCGCCCCGACCAGGTGCTCTTCGGGACCGACTGGCCCTTCGCACCCGAGATCGCCGTCGCTGTCTTCACCGGCGAGTACGACCACTACGTCGGCCCCGGCACCAGCAGCCACCACGCCATCGACCGGAACAACGCCCACGCGCTGTTCCCCCGCCTCTCCTGA
- a CDS encoding DoxX family protein, with translation MSTPTIVLAVLLAAIFLLLGAAKLAAVPAMRQAAAHVGMTTTHYRLLGALEVAAAAGLLAGLRITALGAAAAAGLILLMAGAVVIHLRSGDPAARCLPATVLGALTAAHLVLLAGG, from the coding sequence ATGAGTACCCCCACCATCGTCCTGGCCGTCCTCCTCGCAGCGATCTTCCTCCTGCTGGGAGCGGCCAAGCTCGCGGCAGTGCCCGCAATGCGCCAGGCCGCAGCCCATGTCGGCATGACCACCACCCACTACCGCCTGCTGGGCGCCTTGGAGGTAGCGGCGGCAGCCGGGCTGCTGGCCGGCCTGCGGATCACCGCGCTGGGTGCCGCCGCCGCAGCGGGCCTGATCCTGCTCATGGCCGGAGCCGTCGTCATACACCTGCGCAGCGGCGACCCGGCCGCCCGCTGCCTGCCGGCCACCGTCTTGGGGGCTCTGACCGCAGCCCATCTCGTCCTGTTGGCCGGCGGCTAG